In Silene latifolia isolate original U9 population chromosome X, ASM4854445v1, whole genome shotgun sequence, the following proteins share a genomic window:
- the LOC141617582 gene encoding uncharacterized protein LOC141617582, with translation MFVIEAYRTLRDRGSYPAHQVLMDLQGCFGFVIFDKNAGTVFTALGADQRIQLFWGIAADGSVVISDNKDVIKATCAKSFAPFPSGCMYHSEVGLTSFEHPKNKLKAMPRIDSEGAMCGANFRVDVSSKKASMPINLTCYYYIPVIGGRPGQGSGQGSGQGSGDCDV, from the exons ATGTTTGTAATCGAAGCATACCGGACGCTCCGAGACCGCGGTTCATACCCGGCTCATCAAGTTCTCATGGATCTTCAAGGCTGTTTTGGGTTTGTCATTTTTGATAAAAATGCTGGAACTGTCTTCACTGCTCTG GGGGCAGATCAAAGAATACAGCTATTTTGGGGAATTGCTGCAGATGGGTCTGTGGTTATTTCTGACAATAAAGATGTGATTAAAGCAACCTGTGCCAAATCATTTGCACCCTTCCCATCTG GGTGTATGTATCACAGTGAAGTGGGACTGACGAGTTTCGAACACCCCAAGAATAAATTGAAAGCAATGCCAAGAATAGACAGTGAAGGAGCAATGTGTGGAGCTAATTTCAGGGTGGATGTCAGCTCTAAGAAAGCATCTATGCCAATAAATTTGACATGCTA ttatTATATACCAGTGATTGGTGGTCGTCCTGGTCAAGGTTCTGGTCAAGGTTCTGGTCAAGGTTCTGGTGATTGTGATGTTTAG